The Pseudomonadota bacterium genome contains a region encoding:
- a CDS encoding GGDEF domain-containing protein: MAILFLDLNRFKAVNDTLGHDVGDELLKRVTTRIRGLLRDSDVLGRLGGDPFKQFISNVVAQCVIHRLKSVEIEKQNGHLMS; encoded by the coding sequence GTGGCCATTCTGTTTCTCGATCTCAACCGATTTAAGGCGGTGAATGACACACTGGGCCACGACGTTGGAGATGAACTGCTTAAACGGGTCACTACCCGAATTCGAGGCCTACTCCGCGATTCGGATGTTCTGGGTCGACTCGGTGGTGACCCGTTTAAGCAGTTCATCTCCAACGTCGTGGCCCAGTGTGTCATTCACCGCCTTAAATCGGTTGAGATCGAGAAACAGAATGGCCACCTGATGTCGTAG
- the selD gene encoding selenide, water dikinase SelD, whose protein sequence is MTKLTQFSHGAGCGCKIAPNLLASFLESDFVPPADARLLVGNETSDDAAVYQLGDDDCIISTTDFFMPIVDDPHEFGRVAAANAISDVYAMGGRPLMAIAVFGWPTDQLGPDVARRVLEGGRFACREAGIVLAGGHSIDAKEPIFGLAVTGRVRRAHLKRNSTATVGDVLFLTKPLGVGVLTTAEKRGLLKPEHAGLAVESMMRLNTVGALLGEKEAVTAMTDVTGFGLLGHLMEMCDGSGVSARIERSTIPVLEGVYEYIDLDCVPGGSQRNWRSVASQVTALDDQQSALLCDPQTSGGLLLAVDVAAATDVSQLLRDASCYAEPIGVLRSRASDQVTIEVAD, encoded by the coding sequence ATGACAAAATTAACGCAGTTCAGTCATGGCGCAGGTTGTGGTTGCAAGATCGCGCCTAACCTGCTCGCATCATTTCTGGAGTCCGATTTCGTTCCCCCGGCGGATGCGCGGCTGCTCGTTGGAAACGAGACCAGCGACGATGCGGCCGTTTATCAACTTGGCGATGACGACTGCATAATCAGCACCACCGACTTTTTTATGCCTATCGTGGATGATCCTCATGAATTTGGCCGCGTCGCGGCTGCAAATGCGATCAGCGATGTGTACGCCATGGGTGGTCGGCCGCTGATGGCGATTGCCGTATTCGGGTGGCCGACAGACCAACTCGGCCCAGACGTCGCGCGGCGCGTTCTGGAGGGTGGGCGCTTTGCTTGTCGAGAGGCCGGTATTGTCCTAGCTGGCGGGCATTCGATTGACGCGAAAGAACCCATTTTTGGATTGGCGGTGACCGGTCGAGTGCGTCGCGCTCATCTAAAAAGAAACAGTACCGCGACGGTGGGTGATGTGCTTTTTCTAACCAAACCATTGGGTGTGGGTGTGCTCACAACGGCGGAGAAACGCGGGTTACTCAAGCCCGAGCACGCGGGTCTTGCTGTTGAGAGCATGATGCGACTGAACACCGTCGGCGCGCTACTGGGCGAAAAAGAAGCTGTGACGGCGATGACGGATGTGACGGGCTTTGGTTTGCTTGGGCATTTGATGGAGATGTGTGACGGCAGCGGCGTCAGCGCACGTATCGAGCGGTCGACTATTCCGGTGTTGGAGGGCGTTTACGAGTATATCGACCTTGATTGCGTACCAGGCGGCAGCCAACGCAACTGGCGAAGCGTGGCATCACAGGTAACCGCACTCGATGATCAGCAAAGCGCGTTATTGTGCGATCCCCAAACCAGTGGTGGTCTATTGTTGGCGGTTGATGTCGCCGCTGCCACCGACGTATCGCAGCTCCTGCGCGATGCCTCTTGTTACGCAGAACCAATTGGCGTGCTCCGGTCTCGCGCATCGGACCAAGTTACGATCGAGGTGGCCGATTGA
- the mnmH gene encoding tRNA 2-selenouridine(34) synthase MnmH → MTALPLIEDVSPLLDQRVPMIDVRAPIEFEKGALPFARNLPLLEDAERHQVGLCYKNNGQDAAIMLGHKLVSGLTRQSRIESWRQFVATHPDAVLYCARGGLRSTLSQQWLADIGVPIPRVQGGYKQIRRALLTYLDAACLEQSFVLLSGMTGTGKTEMIQTVDRAIDLEQLANHKGSSFGRPLDEQPAQIDFENSLILELMRLRRKSPESTIVLEDEDRKIGGRHLPPQFVAAMKASSMVVIELPFEERIERLWQEYVIDRYNATIALYPSDGEHRFAAYLHDSVHRIQKRLGGERTADIQASINDALANQHNDGFAGHRDWLETITADYYDPMYDYQLEKQQARIVFRGRPEEVTTWLQSSVCAA, encoded by the coding sequence TTGACCGCGCTGCCACTCATTGAAGATGTATCTCCACTGTTGGATCAGCGGGTGCCGATGATCGATGTGCGAGCTCCTATTGAATTTGAAAAAGGTGCACTACCGTTTGCACGAAACTTACCGCTCCTTGAGGACGCAGAGCGGCATCAAGTTGGTCTGTGCTACAAAAACAATGGCCAAGATGCCGCGATAATGCTCGGACACAAACTGGTGAGTGGCTTGACGAGGCAATCTCGAATCGAATCATGGAGGCAGTTCGTTGCTACCCACCCTGATGCAGTGCTGTATTGCGCGCGCGGTGGGTTGCGCTCAACGTTGAGTCAGCAGTGGTTGGCGGACATTGGTGTGCCGATCCCGCGTGTGCAGGGTGGATATAAGCAGATTCGACGCGCGCTGCTTACGTACCTTGATGCGGCCTGTCTCGAGCAGTCTTTTGTATTGCTATCGGGAATGACCGGGACGGGCAAGACGGAGATGATTCAGACGGTCGATCGGGCGATTGATCTTGAGCAGCTCGCCAATCACAAAGGGTCGAGTTTCGGTCGGCCGCTTGACGAACAGCCTGCTCAAATCGATTTCGAAAATAGCTTGATCCTAGAGTTGATGCGGTTGCGGCGGAAGTCTCCCGAATCGACGATTGTGCTGGAGGATGAAGATCGAAAGATTGGAGGTCGACATTTGCCGCCGCAGTTTGTCGCGGCAATGAAAGCCAGTTCAATGGTCGTCATCGAGTTGCCTTTTGAAGAGCGCATTGAGCGACTGTGGCAGGAATATGTGATCGACCGCTATAACGCAACGATCGCCCTCTATCCTAGCGATGGCGAACATCGTTTCGCTGCGTATTTGCACGATAGTGTGCATCGGATACAGAAGCGACTGGGTGGGGAACGAACGGCCGATATTCAGGCGTCGATCAACGACGCATTAGCTAACCAGCACAACGATGGATTTGCCGGTCATCGAGACTGGCTGGAGACGATCACGGCCGACTACTACGATCCGATGTACGATTATCAGCTGGAGAAACAGCAAGCGCGAATTGTGTTTCGCGGTCGTCCCGAGGAAGTGACGACGTGGCTGCAGTCGAGCGTTTGTGCAGCGTAA